The Hymenobacter sp. DG25A nucleotide sequence GAGGATATGGTGATGAACCACCTGACCTCCGCCGATGCCTAGGAGCAGTTCAACATTGGGGGCGTGAACTACAATGTGTACACCAGCTTCACGTATCCGGGCCGCGGCAACACGTACAGCAGCTACAAGTGGCACTACTACAATTTTAACGGCACGCAGCAGGCGCCCAACAACGGCTGGTACCAGTGGAATGCCTGGGACTTTCAGCCCTACGCCAACAACGACGCCTACGATAACCTGCTGGGCTCCGAAATCCGCTATGCCGATGTAAACCAGCGCACCGAGACCAAGAACTGGGGCAACTGGATTACCACCAAGCTCAACCTGGACGGGTACCGCCTGGATGCCACCAAGCACATCCAGACGTCGTTTGTGAATGAGTGGCTGGACGCCGTGAAAGGCACCAGCGGCCGCTTTGCCGTGAGCGAAGCCTGGTTCCGCAACCTCACCGACCTGAACAACTACGCCGCAGCTACCGGCGGGCGCACCAGCCTCTTCGACGTGCCCCTGCACTATACCTTTCAGGATATGAGCAACGGCAACGGCACCTGGGATATGCGGGGCCTGCAGTTTGCCGGCTTCACCGAGGCCAATGGCCCCCTGTCCGTATCCTTCGTGGATAACCACGATACCGACCAGCAGGGCGGGGCCCTGTACTCGCCGGTTGTCAACCTCAAGATGCTGGCCTACGCCTACATCCTGACCCGCGAGAAAGGGTATCCCTGCGTGTTCTACCGCGACTATTACGAGTACGGCCTGGGTGCCCAGATCAAGAAGCTTATGGGTATTCGGAAAGCCAACGGCTACGGCGCAGGCTTTGAGTACACCAGTGTAGATGATGCCGATGTATATGCCTACTCCCGTGCCGGCGACGCCACGCACGCCGGTCTGCTACTCCTGCTGAACGACGGCAGCTCGGCCCGCAGCAAAGGCATTACCACGCCCTTCAAGAGTACCACGCTCACGGATAAAACCGGCAACAATACCAGCACCATCAGCACCG carries:
- a CDS encoding alpha-amylase domain-containing protein; its protein translation is MNYNVYTSFTYPGRGNTYSSYKWHYYNFNGTQQAPNNGWYQWNAWDFQPYANNDAYDNLLGSEIRYADVNQRTETKNWGNWITTKLNLDGYRLDATKHIQTSFVNEWLDAVKGTSGRFAVSEAWFRNLTDLNNYAAATGGRTSLFDVPLHYTFQDMSNGNGTWDMRGLQFAGFTEANGPLSVSFVDNHDTDQQGGALYSPVVNLKMLAYAYILTREKGYPCVFYRDYYEYGLGAQIKKLMGIRKANGYGAGFEYTSVDDADVYAYSRAGDATHAGLLLLLNDGSSARSKGITTPFKSTTLTDKTGNNTSTISTDANGYGVFPVNARSYSVWVPGTGTTTPPPTSTTTAVTFNVTYSNTVSGQDVYVVGSTAQLGSWNAASAIKLSGAAYPKWSGTVNLTSGTAVQYKYIRKDGAGNVLWEGGANRAFTPSGTSLTRTDTWQ